In Daphnia magna isolate NIES linkage group LG5, ASM2063170v1.1, whole genome shotgun sequence, a single genomic region encodes these proteins:
- the LOC116923232 gene encoding uncharacterized protein LOC116923232 yields the protein MKKESLIALAIFMAVWAVSHADALNTGQVSPISEKTRTSWNRTFTLDEAHKKCAEYLRTTLAEFLQKVNKTANNDGTKNMGQKVEDELNKKIHALMGKCDPTTLGVSQFVSTKVEPKERSLRVEQLVIQKIQLTPNLRKVGSSDNIPMNCTNTDVTPKPVMAMRTLSSMECMESQADLVAEWLNQKYQLDDNAILIEDLRKELAACKLNFTTIHNADVKKIADDK from the exons atgaaaaaagaaagtctaATTGCATTGGCCATTTTCATGGCAGTCTGGGCTGTCTCGCACGCAGACGCTTTAAACACCGGACAAGTGAGCCCAATTTCAGAAAAGACCAGGACATCCTGGAACAGAACTTTTACCTTGGACGAGGCGCACAAAAAGTGCGCTGAATATCTGAGAACGACACTCGCCGAATTTCTGCAGAAAGTCAATAAAACAGCCAACAAT GACGGCACTAAAAATATGGGGCAGAAAGTTGAGGACGAGTTGAATAAG AAAATTCACGCACTGATGGGCAAATGTGATCCAACAACCCTCGGAGTGTCTCAATTTGTTTCCACTAAG GTTGAACCAAAGGAGAGAAGTCTAAGAGTTGAGCAACTGGTGATCCAGAAAATACAACTGACG CCCAACTTGAGGAAGGTTGGCAGCAGTGACAACATTCCAATGAATTGTACCAACACGGACGTAACGCCCAAACCAGTCATGGCTATGAGAACTTTATCGAGTATGGAATGCATGGAAAGTCAAGCAGATTTAGTTGCCGAGTGGTTGAATCAGAAATATCAATTGGACGACAACGCCATCCTGATCGAAGACTTGCGGAAGGAGTTGGCCGCGTGCAAACTGAATTTCACCACCATTCACAATGCAGACGTGAAGAAGATAGCAGACgataaataa
- the LOC116923233 gene encoding UDP-glycosyltransferase UGT5, which produces MMHCNAIIVLFLNVFSVMADNILVLSPITAPSHTNFFKPIVSALAERGHSVTYWNGLPPDPGMVNNQTINLRILYSPKLKEINAHHKTIGFQHRDSPFRLLLGIPNRMVTYCTAIYQDTVFHQLMNSTERYDLIILEAVFNECVLPLVRKLDVPFIYMMGLAPSPWLLDAAGSSLTLDHLPHPGSNYADTMNLWQRTFNTLSGFVMSYFHRLFVMPVVDRLASEMLEIEDQEPIFDTENRYLSLVIVNTHFSINYQMSTSSAVIEAGGLHCVPPKPLPHELESFVNGPGDAGFIIVSFGSILKGAEIPDDVRRIFLSTFARLPQRVVWKWEETIGKDEMIPSNVKLLPWLPQQDLLGHPKVRLFITHGGLFSNQEAVFHGVPLIALPVFADQPINAQKAQDDGYAIRLDWNNLSETILYDAIQLVLSNPRYAERMREVSTIMRDQTEHPLDRAIYWIEYVIRHRGAPHLRTASRKLSLYQRCLVDVMVFVFIVCLLFTWATISLSRGLYRNILKEKTLINNHKKTN; this is translated from the exons ATGATGCACTGCAATGCAATCATCGTATTATTTCTCAATGTATTTTCTGTTATGGCTGACAATATTCTCGTACTGTCTCCCATCACAGCGCCCAGTCACACGAATTTCTTCAAACCGATCGTGAGCGCGTTAGCTGAACGCGGCCATTCTGTTACCTACTGGAATGGATTGCCACCTGACCCAGGTATGGTCAACAATCAGACGATCAATCTACGCATCCTCTACTCTccaaaattgaaagaaatcaACGCTCATCATAAGACGATCGGGTTCCAGCATCGCGACAGTCCGTTCCGTCTATTATTAGGCATCCCGAATCGGATGGTGACTTACTGCACGGCCATTTATCAGGATACCGTATTTCACCAATTGATGAATTCGACGGAACGATACGATTTGATCATCCTCGAAGCCGTTTTCAACGAATGCGTTCTGCCATTGGTTCGCAAACTTGACGTGCCCTTCATCTACATGATGGGCCTTGCTCCATCCCCGTGGCTCCTGGACGCAGCTGGTTCGTCATTAACCCTGGACCATTTACCACATCCTGGTTCGAATTATGCTGATACAATGAACCTTTGGCAGAGAACATTCAACACTCTGTCCGGCTTTGTAATGTCGTACTTTCATCGTCTGTTCGTGATGCCCGTTGTCGACAGACTCGCATCCGAGATGCTGGAAATCGAAGATCAGGAGCCCATCTTTGATACTGAGAATCGATATTTGAGCCTGGTCATTGTCAATACTCATTTCAGCATCAATTACCAGATGTCTACATCTTCGGCAGTTATCGAAGCGGGTGGATTGCATTGCGTTCCACCTAAACCGCTACCACACGAATTGGAATCATTTGTTAACGGTCCTGGCGATGCTGGATTCATCATTGTTAGTTTCGGTTCCATTTTGAAAGGAGCCGAAATCCCGGATGATGTCCGTCGCATTTTCCTATCTACTTTTGCCCGGCTGCCACAGCGTGTCGTTTGGAAATGGGAAGAAACGATCGGCAAGGATGAAATGATTCCATCCAATGTTAAACTGTTGCCTTGGTTACCGCAACAAGATCTTCTCGGCCATCCCAAAGTGCGTCTATTCATCACACACGGTGGTCTTTTCAGCAACCAAGAAGCAGTTTTTCATGGCGTTCCGCTTATTGCTCTGCCCGTCTTTGCCGACCAGCCAATTAATGCTCAAAAGGCGCAGGACGACGGCTACGCCATTCGACTCGACTGGAACAATTTGAGCGAAACTATTCTCTACGACGCTATTCAACTCGTACTTTCTAATCCAAG GTACGCGGAAAGGATGAGAGAAGTCTCGACGATAATGCGAGACCAAACAGAACATCCACTTGACAGGGCCATCTACTGGATAGAGTACGTCATCCGTCATAGGGGAGCGCCTCATTTGCGTACGGCCTCGCGCAAACTTTCCCTTTATCAACGTTGTCTCGTCGATGTGATGGTGTTTGTCTTCATTGTTTGCTTATTGTTTACCTGGGCAACTATTTCGCTTAGTCGGGGCCTTTATCGCAATATTTTGAAAGAGAAGACGTTGATTAACAATCATAAAAAGACGAACTAA